ATCTTGAAGAGGAGGTGTACATGGACATTCCACCGGGTTTTGTTTCTTCGACACAGGGGAAGGAAGTTTGCAAGTTACAAAAGGCGTTATACGGATTGAAACAGTCTCCTAGAGCATGGTTTGGACGATTTAGCCTTGCCATGAGAAAGCACGGTTTCAagcaaagtaattcagatcataCTCTCTTCTTGAAGCACCAACGGGGGAAGGTAACAGCTCTAAtaatctatgttgatgatatgataaTTACAGGAAATGACGAGGAAGAAATCTCTAAATTACAAGAGCATTTAGCAactgaatttgagatgaaaaatcTTGGAGGGTTGAAGTATTTTTTGGGGATTGAAGTAGCTCGATCAAAACGAGGCATATTTCTATCCCAAAGGAAGTACGTGCTTGACTTGTTGTCTGAAACAGGAATGCTTGATTGTAGACCTGCTGATACACCAGTTGTTCAAAACCATGGCTTGGGAGAATTTCCTAACCAGACCCCTACCAATAAAGAAAGGTATCAACGCCTTGTGGGAAAGCTGATATACTTATCTCACACACGGCCTGATATTGCTTATGCGGTGAGCTTGgtgagtcaattcatgcattgTCCTAGCGAAGATCATATGAGTGCAGTGGTTCGTATTTTACGGTACTTGAAGTCTTCTCCAGGAAGAGGACTGATGTTCACGAAAAACCAACATCTGCACATTGACGGCTATACGGACGCAGACTGGGCAGGGAACATTACTGACAGAAAATCTACATCGGGCTACTTCACATTTGTGGGAGGCAATCTGGTCACTTGGAGGAGTAAAAAACAGAAGGTAGTTGCTTTATCTAGTGCAGAGGCTGAGTTTAGAGGCATGGCTAAAGGATTGTGTGAGCTACTTTGGTTAAAAAGATTATTAGAGGAAATTGAGTGTTCATCTCAGGATACAATGAACCtgttttgtgataataaggCAGCCATAGCAATCGCGCACAACCCAGTTCAACATGACCGCACCAAACATGTTGAAGTGGATCGGCATTTTATCAAGCAGAAGCTTGAAGACAAAGTCATTCAATTTCCTTTTGTGAAGTCAGAagatcaactagcagatattcTTACAAAGGCTGTCTCTAGCAAAATATTTCACAACTCACTTGACAAATTGGGCATTGATGATATCTATGCACCAATTTGAGGGGGAGTATTGACGTGAGTTGTTGAAGGAgtaattatagaaataaaaatattctagtTACCAAGttagttttatttgattgtaaatcATCCAAGATTGTAGCCTAGATTAGTGTGATTAGTTTCTTCCAAATTAACTTCATGTACAGGTTATATATAGCCCTCATCTGCTGtatcttttaatatatagaagaataccattttttcttctcctcaacACAATTGTCGGTTGTGATGAAAGGAAGAGAACTCATATATCAGAATACTCTGTATCTTGTGAATAGCATAGATCTTTCAGACAATAATTTATCAGGAAAGTTGCCTGAACTAAGAAATCTTTCAAGACTAGGCACCCTAAACTTGTCCATAAACCATTTGACAGGAAATATACCAGAGGACATTGGGAGCTTAAGTCAATTAGAAACTCTGGACCTCTCAAGAAACCAGCTCTCTGGCCCGATTCCACCAAGCATGGTTTCTCTGACTTCCTTGAATCACTTGAACCTATCATACAACAAACTATCTGGTAAAATTCCAACAAGCAACCAGTTCCAAACCTTCAATGACCCATCCATATACAAGAATAACCTTGTACTCTGCGGGGAGCCTCTGCCAATGAAGTGCCCAGGCGATGATGAAGCTACTACTTCCGGGGTGGATAATGAAGACCATGATGATGAACATGAAGATGAGTTTGAAATGAAGTGGTTCTACGTCAGCATGGGGCCTGGGTTTGTGGTGGGATTTTGGGGAGTTTTTGGCCCTTTGATAATAAATAGGTCTTGGAGGCGAGCCTACTTCCGGTTCCTGGATGAGATGAAAGATAGAGTGATGGTGGTTATCACACGTCTGCAAAAGAAATGCAAATGGGAAAGAAGACAACATGGAACTTGAACAGGTATCCATCCACAAGCTTTCAAGCCAAAATAACTGTTTGTATGTATCAGTGATTTGCTTCATGCTTAACCCTGATCATATCTGTAACacccaaaataaactttaggggcaaaataaataattaattaaactcattaaaggcAAAAGAGTCCTTTTGCAATTAAAAATCATaggtataaattatatttttttcttatcttctttattcGAAAAGCTCTATTAacgaaaaattagaaaattggagACCATAGGGCTAAAAGTTTACAAGTCTAAAGTTTGAAGTTCAGATTTTTCtaagtaagattctaaccctagattaatatattatattcattagttaattttgaacacattagatattctttagaaatttttaatttagattaaggttagtttatttaatttattttaagatcaaaatattgaaattataaatatagggaaattcaatttttttttttttgatgaatggatctaaacaatgaaaatttaaaaattaaatgagtaaataaatatatgattatatgtgacttaagggattggaaaataataataagaagaattgCATGTTTCTAGATTTTGGATTTGTGGCACTATGTTGGGGcgacataataaataaataaataaagaataaaaaataaaaatcaactgctaaaaagtggaaaagaaaaaggtattataataataataataataataataataataataataatagttttggtgtaagttttaatttaatttaagcatataaaaaaatatatagttagggtaaaattagaaaagaatatgaatttttataaaaatttggaaactcactaaattaatttattattgattaggaagtttaaaataatattaatgataataatattaatataggaaattaattagaattactaaaactaaataaaatatttttaggattgttaaatttatatctttagataaataatcaataattaatGTGGTGcttgatattatgttaggtgacgAGGAAATTCTTCAGAGTTAAatacttcaagattttgagtgctttatcaaggtaagagaaattaatgcaaatttttataaaaattattttctttttatattgtattttgaaatgtgtaaaaatattatttttatttttctcatggatcaaatatgtgttttgtatgaaaaatattttttttgagaattttctttatttatttttgaaaagtgaaaaaattgaggagatatgatattttgttttgtaagtgtgaattaatgaaataatgtATTTGACTCTGgattatatgaccctagtcaacgggttataataatCGACCTTAAGACCCTAGTCAACGGATTATAATTGttgatatttggttttattcaccttaaattgaacaaatttgaaattagttACTTAattgtgaagtcccacctaattgggcatcATTTGTCATAAGATAAAtagagtaaaaatattttgaatgtattcgatttggttttgatgagaaattgttttgaattggatatgagaaatttttattgaaaagtttgaatgtattaatattttgaactcaaaagtttttatgaaaataagtatatgttatatctcctatttgcaagtatgattgaaaatgtttgatccatgaaattgcattgatgttccttattgagtTTTAAGCTTATGTTCtttcgttgataatttttcaggtactctcagGTCGGACGAGGAGTGATTGCTAGGCTAGGAcaattttctttgttaggattttagttcaaactttattttggacattgtttaaatgttaaaatttaattcccgtttaaattatttgaatttggagaTATTTGGATAATAATACTTTGGTTGatgtgttaatttttattttttatttttaaagttgatacttgaaaattttagaattttattctacTACTCTGgacatgaatttggtaattagtaaattttcaattacaatacgaatgtttgtattgtttccactttgagcctttggatttgaggtgtgaaatgaccatcatgcCCTTGGAATGGGTTTTGGGACGTGACATGGAGTACTGTGTATTTGTTTTTCAGGTGGTGAGCCACTAAATCTGATTTGTTGGACAAGACCAAGAGGTTTAGTAAAATCTGAAGTTTGACCTATCATCTGTTGGGGGATTGTCGGTTTTTAAGGTTTCTATTTGGAAATAGGAGTATTTATGTAAACTCTCTATGTTTTAGTACGGTTACTCTATTctctaactttaaatttatccaaactttttaattttatcacgattttaaatattcaatgaTTCAAGGAATGAACATATTAATTCAAGCACACCATGTGGAGTTGGAAAAACTACCTCCAAGGTTTCTAGAAGCCCAATACATTTAAAACATAACcataataaaatctattaattatgaaatataTTGTACATGGTTTTACTGTATCTGAATATACCTTCTCTTAGAGAGTCTAATACACCTACATAATCCTTTATGTCCTCCGAAATATATACCATCATGCGCTCATCCGTGGATATCTCAACTCATGTCCAGGCTAACAGATCACTTGATCATTTATCCTATCAGCCCAAGGACAACGAAGCATCTTGTCATTTTGCCCCACATTGCTCATGTGAAAActcgtttttatttttatttttacattaaataaaTCGATgggtaaatatttgaaaaatcttttaaaataaaaatcaataagatAAATTCATGGTTAAAATCACATTTCAAATTAGATGACTTACATAACATTGTCCTTTTCAATTGTCATCCATTATGTTTTagtttatgtttgattcttgaaaaatgtgaataaaaatgtaaaggaaagaaaataaaaataaaaaaattagagggaaaagaaaaagtatggttttaaaaaccggataAGATCAACTTCCAACTATTTGAACTAACGGTCAGATCGGTGAACCGAACagttcaaaaactaatttttttcttcaaaaaaacaaCGTCGTTTTGATGCATTTGGCATTGAAACAACATTGTTTTGGTTCAGTATAAAACTCCTTATTCTCCCAGCAGCCTTAATCTCCTGCCTTGCCATCGCTACCCCTTGCTGATGTTGCTCTCCATCCAGCTTCCATTCTCCAACCTCCAACTGTAGCATCGCTAGAGCTAACACCATCGGTCGATGAGGACATTGACGCTATCGACAACTCTCCAGTCTCCCACAATGAGTTGCATTGTTGTAATTTGCAAAGTTccaattgaaaattaaaa
Above is a genomic segment from Vitis riparia cultivar Riparia Gloire de Montpellier isolate 1030 chromosome 14, EGFV_Vit.rip_1.0, whole genome shotgun sequence containing:
- the LOC117930028 gene encoding receptor-like protein EIX2, whose product is MKGRELIYQNTLYLVNSIDLSDNNLSGKLPELRNLSRLGTLNLSINHLTGNIPEDIGSLSQLETLDLSRNQLSGPIPPSMVSLTSLNHLNLSYNKLSGKIPTSNQFQTFNDPSIYKNNLVLCGEPLPMKCPGDDEATTSGVDNEDHDDEHEDEFEMKWFYVSMGPGFVVGFWGVFGPLIINRSWRRAYFRFLDEMKDRVMVVITRLQKKCKWERRQHGT